The genomic stretch ccggtctctctctctctctcaccggcCCTCTCCTTTAGCCTCTCTCTCTTCCCCCTCCTGCCCCTTCCCGACCTCAACGCGTTGGCTCCTGCTGCAGCTCGTCCCGGGCGCGCCTCATCCTGAATTTGCTACCAatttagacaaaaaaaaaaggacaagtaaggtgagcGAGAGAGTGAGAAAAAATGCTTTGATTTATTTCGAGAGACAGAGATATGAGATTAGTGAGAGATACAAAcgttactttgatttatttccaGTTTTATTTAGAGCCAGTGAGGTGACCAAGAGATGGTACTAGCCCTATGTGGCTCACACACCGTGGCACCGCATGTTAGCATAACGGTCAATGCTATTGACCAGACAGTTTAAGCTTCTTGTGAGAGTTTGAGACGGCAATACCCATTTTATATGGTCTACGTAAAAAGATGGAAAAATGTCCAATCAATAGCCATGTCGgatcatcaaaatttgtcttttctaCGGTAAATAAAGAATTTTCTTTTTTCAGAAAACTTGTGTGTGAACATAGAATAATGAACACAATTTCttattttttaaacattttttaggGGATGTTTTCACATTTTCTTTGTTGGATGGGCCAGGCAATGCGACCCAAGAAAATAATGCAAAAAGGAAGAAGATTAGCCCAATTCAAATAATGTGAAATTGGAGGAAAATGATTATGGCTTTTTAAATTGCCAAACCTTTTCCAAAAAGCTCAGAAAAATCCaataaaccaaaatagttatattGGTCTTAGGAATATAGTTTTTAGCCCAATATAATTTTGTAAAAGATCATTTTTATAGAAAAGGTTTACATGCCTTTCATAAATCCCCATAATTAATTCATAGAAATATTAGCTACGCACATTGTAATATTAGCTCCACCTATTAATGACAATATAACAGCACTAGCATCATAAGCATCTCAATGTTTCAGCCATACTACCTGGTGGGCTACAATACAATCAGGACCTCGTTTGCTTTCTTGGCTTTATCTTTAGCTGGTCCACGAATGAGCAAAGCTTACATCAGGACTTCATTTTCTTCCTCGAGACATTATCAAGGGAGGTCCAGTCAGGATATGGGCATTCGAAGCTCCAATCAGGACCAGTATATCTCACACAATGCAGCCATAATCCTTCCTCATCTCCGTCATAACTgccaaaataaaaaatattacaaTGACCAACTGAAGAATTCAGAAGACACCAGCCTACTACAGCTGATAATTCTCGTAAACACTTCTTCATTTGAGCCATTTATTAACAAGTGAACTTCTTAAGCAACAGTAGTCACTCACCCGACAGGAGCAAGATTTGGGCAATTCGTGCACATTGCATCAATATCAAATTCCAGATCAGCTTCAGCAGCACAATCAGGATCTGATGATAACAATGAGCATGCTAGTGAGGTTGCCCTGTTTATACTTGTTCCCTTTGATGATCGCGGACAAAAATTCCCCGAAAGATACAGCTCATCATTGGCTATTGGGTAACCAATGTGTTTTAGATGTACCCTTATCTGCATTTTCACAATTTTGGCCAACAGAAATAATGTGTCAGCAATACATagaactctacaaacataacaCACATACAGTAAAGAATAAGCAGCACAATTAACTTTTTTTTGGAAGTAACGTATCCAATATAAAGCTTGTTAAACAACCAAGTGAGAGCTTTGAATCATTTGAATGGAACTTATGAAAACGTCTAACATTGCCAGGTTCTCCACCATGAAGGCCTTCtccacaagttttttttttttagggaagAAGGCCTTCTCCAAAAGTTGATTAAGATATGATGTGATTGACATAGTACAATGATATAACAGGTTCCGGCAACCATCAGGACTCTGTGTGTAGCGGCAACCATCGTAGTACCTTGGATCTGTCCATCTTCCACAGGTTAGATTCATGTAAAAATCCAACCCCCGGGTGATCCAGATCCCATCATTGTACACACGAGCATTGCGCAGCCTCCAGATTTTTAAAGCGTTAAGATGATTAAAGAGGGCATTTACTTTTTATTACCGGGATATTTAATTGTGTGAATGTAGGCAATCATAAAGGGTAAAATAGGATTAGATACCTGGTGAGTTCGGCCAGTCACAGGTTTGCACAAGACAATGCTGTGGTTCCCATCAGTGCAAATCCTCTGAAACTTGGTACATGCTTGTTTTCCACTTGGAAGGGCCTTACCAGAACCATCACAAACCTGTAGTAATGGTGAGTACAGCTTCAGTATAAGACTTTGGACAAAAAAATTCACAACAATTACAGACCTCCACAGTGCTCCTTCCTTCCCGTGCATTGAAGTTTACATTAGCGTCAACAGTTCGCTGCAGAGAAATTATTTTAGATAAAAATTCATGACACAGAATAAACAACCAAGCAAATAGTTTTGAAAGGTTTCTTCTGTTTGCAAGGGATTTCCACTGAGAAATTCCCTACCCGGTGGTCATAACTATTAATTTATAAATAAATATTTACAAAAGAACTAGGAAATTCCTCTCCAAGTGAATGCACTTGCTTTGCATTCAAGAAGTATGAATTCTCTACTGCCGGCACGACATATCCAAGTTAGCGTTCAGCTACGAAGCTAACGGCTAAACAGAGCGGAGTTTCCTTTTGTAGAATGTTATGTAATTTACTTTCAAAGTTACTCAATTCGGTCACAAGAGATCTCTAGAAGTTTTAAAAGCTTTTGCAAAGTACAAAATTCGGCTGTACAGTCACTTCTATGTTTGTTTTTACTTTttggttcctttttcttttcctttctttttgagCTGGCTGTGAACTTCACACCATCTTGGTGCTCCCTTCTAATACAAAGGGCTACATGCTCGAGAATAAAAAGTACGATGTTCGGAATATGAAGAACTAAACATGGGAAGTAACATAAACCTTGGACAATGCAAGAAACTGTTTAAAGTAGACAAACCATAAAATATATTCAACATATTTTAAAACGGGAATAAATTTTGCTCTTGTATCCAAAGAAAAACAATCAATACTGTACCTCGCCGTCAGGAAAGACACCAACAACTTTGGCTACATATTCTTTTTGCAGCAGATTAGCTTCAATCTATGGCAACAGTAATTCAAATGAACAAATTGTGTTAATACGATAAAATATCTCAATGCGCAGAATATAAGGCGAGTGCATACACAGAAAGAATATGTGTAGAGTAATAAAAGAAGGTGACTGGTATCACCTGTTGCCTGAAAGATTCTGCTCGATCAGCACTTTTAGCAAATATAAGGAGACCTGAAACTAGCCGGTCTAACCGGTGCACTGCTGAGAAATAATAGAGGTAGTCAAGGAATTTTAGTATGTCCATAAATAGCAGAAAAAGTACAAAGCTAGTAAGGTACAGCAGTTTTAACCCCTTTAACCCCCGCCCTTGTGTTATAACTTTGTTCTCACTTAACTCTCTAGTAAGGGATTGCTGCTGACATGGCCAGGTTTAGGTTTGCATGACTAAAGGCCACTTAAGCAGGGATAGGTTCTTATGTGGTTTCGGGACTGCCTCATGCTATGCCTCCTTGGCCAATCATGTGAAGCTTCAGGTCCAGGTACAGTCGTGACTTAGTCTGGTTACTCGAGGAATGCCTTCACGATGGATACTGGAGCAGGCGCTTGGGATGGAGCTGTTGGGCGTGTGCACGTGGCAATGAGTCTGAGCAGTGAGAGGTGACCTTGAACAGCCGGTGAGATCAAGCCATCCCATCCCCACTCTGAATCCCTAGACACATACGGCGATAAGGCCCCTCAACAAATTGAGATTTCAAAGCACTGCAATACCAGCAGCACAAATTGAAGCAATCCCAATGATGTTGCCTGTGTTATTCAAACTTTATCTGCCTGGGTGACTTCTAATCCAATCTACGGTTCCTTTTATCTTCCTAATTGTTCCTATCACGAtccatgaagaagaagaatcagtCCTTTGCCAAATTCATAACAGAGGAGAATCAGTGAGAGCTCATGAAACTCATGAATCATGTGGTTGAGGACCATAGAAGGGCCATATGGAGGTTAGGTGGCATGCATGGATGCACTCCAACATCCGTCAGGACACAGGTGCAAACCTTACATGGTGGAAATCTGAGGTATGGGTTTGGAGTCTGACGCAGTAGACAGGCAATGAACAGGCACATCTTCCAGACCTTACCACAAGAGGGAGAGGCGCCATGAACTGTCTCTGTTTTCCTGTTACAGCTGGAGGCAGGCGAGCACATAACCAAGAGAAGGGGATATGATGGTGATGACATGCCCTCTTTGCCACATAACTTCCCTATTCGCGGCGTTTAAAGATTATAAAATTGCTTATTGGATGGCAATTCGAACGAAGTGGGTTAAGTGATGCGAAAGTGAACACGACAAATAGTTTGACGGAGAAAACGGGCATTTCCTGAACAACAGTTTGAGGTAGTATAATGGAAGCCATTATCCAATGATGCATAACTGAACGAAAGGATACGAAATAGGGGTGACAATCCATGCTCAGCCTGCATAATGCCTACTACAGTGTTTTTACGATACTGTCCACAAGGATGAACCTACACAAGAAGAACACTCCTGTTTTGTAAGTACCAATAAGTGAGCGAAGCTGAACATAGCTGAACTAGACTTTGACACACTGAATACTGAAATTAGCATTCTAGTTCTTAAATGCAGCATCTTGAACATCCAGGAATCTCATCAATTGAATAGGTGCTTCGTAACTCTTTATCAAAACAAATTCGCACTTCATCATGAGTTCACACATGACTACCCAAAATTAATTGCATACCATAAGGGTTTAGTGATTAGTTTTCCcttttttctaaatcatggttctAGAAATTAGCAACTACAAGAACAACAAACCATCTAATAGTAACTAAAAATACACGTGTATAATATAACTTCAGAATTGGTAGACCCTAATTGGTTGTAGTTCAGCACTTAAGCTGTTCAGGCAACATATTTTGATGAACGAGTATCAATACTGTAATAGTATTGTGCTATACAggcaagtttcatgaaaaatgtTAAAAGAACAATGCTGCATAGTCTTCTTATCATTCATCACATCTTCCATGAACATTACAATCATAACTTATAAGCTTACTGGAACAGATGCCGGTTTGCAAACAGTTACGACATCAACTTCATTCTGAAGGATTACAATATTGCCACCCAAGACTGGTGGCTCATGCCTGAAAGAGCAACAACCTTAAGAATACGCCAAGTCAAACTTTGTACATAAAAAATATGCATGAGTTCTCTATGTTAAAGCAAGAGTAAAGAGCTTCCTTGTTAAAAGCTAAGGGGATCATGTACAAGTAATAGCTACATCAAAGATGGAAGAGACCACATAGAGAAACCTGGTGACTTAAGACCTACATAAAGGAATGACAAGCATGAATGTTTAACTGGCAATCATAATTTTCCTGAAAAAAACATTCGTTAGCACTATCCAGAGTAATCCTATTTTTAATTTAGTTCAGCTAAATAATCCCATGAATGAAAAAAGATAAATACAATATTGAAAAGTAAATCCATTAGTTGCTGAACTGTTTTGTTTGGATTTTCTTTGGTTTGTGTAAGGGGAAACCATGTGCAGTAATAAATTATGTTGCACCCTATTTCAGACCACTTGTTTGTAGTACAAGAAAAAAATCTGAGCTACATTACTGCTCCGTTTGTTCAGGAATATATAACATTTCCAACATCACCACCAGGGCTCCAATAAGCACCACTATTTTGTATACAAGTTAAATGCGGTACATTGCTATAGAATTAATAAATGTAAATCCACTCACCGGCACATATCTCCATACAAATCCAATGGTCAGAACAAATTGACAAAGACTAACAAATTATACACCTATCATACTACGAATATACACATAACTTATGCATTAGTGGTTAGAGCTAGAGAGTTTAACTACATATATTTTCTAAAACTTATATTTTTATGAAGAGAGAGTAATTAATTGAGCTAAATGGACCACTACAAAAGAATAAGCTAAATGCTACCCAAAAACCATGAACACACCTGTGCAAGAAATGGCTTATCTTTTGTGATGATTTCACAATATAGTCCGCATGAACCATTTGCTCATCCACCTGAAGCCTCCCGCACTTCACTGCATGAGCCTAGCAATATCATCATTTATTTCAGATACAGAAATGAAGATATTGCCAAAGAGCAAATAAAGATTCTCATAATTCATTGTACAAGTGCTAAATCATTGGAGGACGCTTCGCAGTTTCAAGATAGTGAAATGCAGGAAACGACTAGAAAAATATCAAGCAGCAGGTTCTAATGATCAGTGTGCATTTGTACAACTAAAACGGAATGACTATGGAAAAAAAAGCAAAGCATACGAGCAAGGAATAGTTTGGTACAAGTATTGTTAAAAGGGAATGTTGCCTGCCTACATAGTATTCACGGGGGCGCCCCTTGAATTCTTCTGTGAAGAGGTCTACAATGGTCTTTCCAGCCcatctgttcttcacctgcaaacCAACAGTTATTTGGTAAGACCACCAGTAGCAAACCCACCTTTAATGGTATCCCATCACTGGAGCAAAATAGAAAATTAGGCTAAAACTTGAGAGTTGTGAATGATTGTGTAGTTTGATTATTCCGAGTGGGGGCAGCAAAATCCACAACTAATGGACGTATGCCCTAAGCAACTAAGAACTGTAAGCCGAAACAGAACACATAAGATCTAACAAGCAAGACATAAAAGGTtgacgaagagaaggttcggttaCATGGGATATGAACTCGAAGTAATAGGGCCTCACGTAGCGCCGACCTGCGAAGAGAAGAGGACCATTCAATGGTTAAGTTCGAGCAGGGTTAGAAACTCAGAGGTGGAACGATGTGAGGTTGTGGTTACCGTTGTGGAAGATGTAGTCTTGCGCCTCTGGCGGGTTGGCCGGCGTCTGCCACACGATCCCAGCTCCCGCGAGCGTCCCTGCCATCTAAGCATGGATTATGAGTGTAATGACTAGTCTAGACTAGTCTCGCGACTAGTCTATGAGTCCTAACTTGACTGTCGACTAGCTTTCTCGACTCGACTAGTTCATAGAGTTGAGCGGCCGAGCGACTAGTCATGGACTAGTCTAGACTAGTCGTGGTAATTCGACTCGATCGACTCAATTTGGGCATGAACAACTGTCCAGAGGTACCGGTGGATAACTGTCTAGGTTATAGTATTATTATGTTACATAACTTGTGTTGAACTTATGTTGATTTTTAGTTACTAAATCCCCTATCTGGTTGCTACATACGATAGTATTTTGTACTAGCTACTGTTAGAGTACATGTCGACTAGTTGAGGACTAGTCTAGACTAGTCACGATTAGTCTATGAGTCGGTAACCCAACGACTCGGCTCGACTTTTCAACCCCATAAAACTAATTGAATTTAACAAAGTTTGGCTTCTTCAGCAGGAAGAACTTTTGATATCATGAGATCGCAGTGAATAATTGGTGGCTGCCAATTATTGTGAAGATAGTACAAAGCATCCATGATACAGACAGCAATATCTAGTTCATGGACTACGCTGAATGTGTTGCTTGGAATGGACAACTTATATTTCGGATGAAGAAAATCTTCCAAACTGCCATTGGGCATAAACTCAAAAACCAGAGCCTTAAACTCTTGACCTTGAGGACCGTTGCTTGAGCAACAGCTGATGATCTTAATGAGACAGCGAGGACGCGCCCTTCTCAGTGATTCGCATTCAGCCATGAAACTTCTAGTATATGCAGACTGCAGTATACTAAACACCTTCACAGCTGTAGCAGTATCCTCAATGTAAAGTGCACTTATAAACAGCAGCATAGCTTCCTTTTCCAAGCAAATTGCTTTCTGAAAAACCATTGGTTCCATTTGACAATTCATGGTAACAAACCCTTCCATGTTATTCCTCGATTGCTGTGGATATGAATTGGCTCTTGTGTCTTTGACTGGGCTTCTTATGGATGAAATGAATAAGATGAACCACTAAAACTAAGAACGAGAAGGCACCAGTGGCTGTTAGAGCTATGATAACAGATTATGCATTTTGTTCTTTTCAGCAGTATAAGGGGCATGGAGCTAAATTAAGCTGAGGTAATCCACCACAAAGCTCACCAATTCCATCAATTGGTGAGCGAGCTAAATTTCCAAAGACATCCATTTTTGGTATTTCCCCTAGCAGATAACTCAAGGACAGATCCAATCTTGACACTGATGGAAAATTCGGTGGAACGGTGGGATCAGAACTGACAAGTTGTGTGCTAGATACACTTGTTGAAGGCTTTTGATACTTCCTAGGGCATCAGGAATACTACCGGACAGCTTATTTACAGTCAGATTAAGCAAACTGAGACCTTTTTATATTCTTCAGAGAATGAGCGGTGCTTCCCAGAAACAAGTTCTGATCCAGCAATAGTCGTTCCGATACTATGCAGCTTCCAATGCTATCAGGTATACTACCTGACAATAGATTTCCTGATATACTCCAGTAGGAAGTGACCTAGAGAGTGAATTGTATAATACGTTGATTAAGGTCTACCAAGTTACCAACTTCAGTAGGAAGTGGCCTAGAGAGTGAATTGTATAATACGTCCAAGTAAAAGGTAAGTTAAGGAAACTGTAAAATCTCTCTGGGAATTGAACCTTTCAGTAGATTAGTCGACAGAACAAGGACAAACAGATTCTTCAGTTTCCCTAGACTTGCTGGAATTGGTTCCTCCAAGTTACCGTAGTATGCATAAAGCCTACTCAGTTGTGTAAGATTTCCAAGTGAAGAATGTATGAAGCCTGACAAACAGGTGCTGTATAGGCCTAACTCAACCAAGTTCCCCAGCTTACCAATGCTCTCTGGAATCATGCCGGATAGGGAAGTGTTCGCAATCTCAAGAATAGTACCTAGAACAGGATCACACAGAGGAACCGGATCTCACAGAGGAATCAACGGAATCTACTAGACAAGCCAAGAACTAAACAAACCAAGAACAAATCTCACATCAAGAACCCTAGACCTAGCCGCAGACAAGCCAAGAACGACTACCAGTACATGGGAGA from Lolium rigidum isolate FL_2022 chromosome 4, APGP_CSIRO_Lrig_0.1, whole genome shotgun sequence encodes the following:
- the LOC124706334 gene encoding RNA pseudouridine synthase 7 isoform X1, translating into MAGTLAGAGIVWQTPANPPEAQDYIFHNGRRYVRPYYFEFISHVKNRWAGKTIVDLFTEEFKGRPREYYAHAVKCGRLQVDEQMVHADYIVKSSQKISHFLHRHEPPVLGGNIVILQNEVDVVTVCKPASVPVHPCGQYRKNTVVGIMQAEHGLSPLFPVHRLDRLVSGLLIFAKSADRAESFRQQIEANLLQKEYVAKVVGVFPDGERTVDANVNFNAREGRSTVEVCDGSGKALPSGKQACTKFQRICTDGNHSIVLCKPVTGRTHQIRVHLKHIGYPIANDELYLSGNFCPRSSKGTSINRATSLACSLLSSDPDCAAEADLEFDIDAMCTNCPNLAPVGYDGDEEGLWLHCVRYTGPDWSFECPYPDWTSLDNVSRKKMKS
- the LOC124706334 gene encoding RNA pseudouridine synthase 7 isoform X2; translation: MAGTLAGAGIVWQTPANPPEAQDYIFHNGRRYVRPYYFEFISHVKNRWAGKTIVDLFTEEFKGRPREYYAHAVKCGRLQVDEQMVHADYIVKSSQKISHFLHRHEPPVLGGNIVILQNEVDVVTVCKPASVPVHPCGQYRKNTVVGIMQAEHGLSPLFLHRLDRLVSGLLIFAKSADRAESFRQQIEANLLQKEYVAKVVGVFPDGERTVDANVNFNAREGRSTVEVCDGSGKALPSGKQACTKFQRICTDGNHSIVLCKPVTGRTHQIRVHLKHIGYPIANDELYLSGNFCPRSSKGTSINRATSLACSLLSSDPDCAAEADLEFDIDAMCTNCPNLAPVGYDGDEEGLWLHCVRYTGPDWSFECPYPDWTSLDNVSRKKMKS